The sequence ATGACGCACAACTTAAACCGGTACTTTTCCAAGGCGTCACAGGGTCGGGGAAAACAGAAATTTACCTCCAGTGGCTGCAAACGTGTATTGAGAAGGGGGGACAAGCGTTGGTATTGTTGCCTGAAATTGCCCTAACCCCCCAATGGCAAGACAAATGCTATCGGCGGTTTGGGTTTATGCCCACACTGTGGCACTCATCACGCACCCCCACACAGCGGCGCCAAGCTTTTACAGACATCATCACAGGGCGCGCCCGCATTGTGGTGGGCACACGCTCTGCGCTCTTTTTACCCTATCCTGCGCTCAAAGCCATGGTGGTGGATGAAGAGCACGATCTCACCTTTAAGCAAGAAACGGCGCCGCTCTATCATGGACGAGACATGGCCGTGCTGCGCGCGCACTTAGAGGCTGTTCCCGTGTTGCTTACCAGTGCCACGCCTTCTCTTGAAAGCCTTCACAACGCCCAACAGGGTAAATACCATCACGTGCAACTGACGGCGCGGTTCGAAAGTGAGATGCCTCACTTTCACGTTCTGCGCAAACCCCGTCAACACATATTGGCGCCAGAGATTTGTGATAAACTGTTGGAAACCCTGCATCAAGGGGGGCAAAGCCTTCTTTTTCTCAACAGGCGAGGCTATACCCCTTTTGTCTTTTGTCAAACATGTCACACAGCCCTTGACTGCCCTTCCTGCGCTGTGGGCGTGACATATCACAAAAAAACAGATGCCCTGATGTGTCACGTGTGTGGGTTAAGATCACAGAAAATATGCAGCCATTGCGGCGAAGAAACCAAACTCACCTTTTCGGGCCTCGGCGTGGAAAAGCTTGAAGAAGCTTTACGCGACCTTCTCCCCAAAGCGCGCATCGCCATTATGAGCAGCGACGGCATGACGCCCAACAAAATGAAAAAGATGATTGCCGACCTTGAAAACCACGCTGTGGACATTGTGGTGGGCACACAGATGGTAGCCAAAGGCCACCATTTTCCCAACCTAGCTTTTGTGGGGATTTTAGACATTGATGGGGCCCTTCATCACTTTGACTTTCGATCTCATGAGCACCTGGTGCAGCTGCTCACACAGGTAGGCGGCAGAGCCGGTCGGGGAGATTTTGCCGGCGATGTGTGGATTCAAACGCGAGAGCCCGACCACCCCATGATTCAATCGCTGCTGCACAAAGACCCTGACGCGTTGAGCGCGCACCTTCTTCACACACGTCAACAGCAGCACCTACCCCCTTTTGGGAAAATGGCCGCCGTGATTATTTCAGGCCCCCATGAAAAACAAACAAGAGATTATGCGCACAGTCTCGCCACCCACATCGACGAAGCCAAGGCGTTCGCCCGTCAACAGCGACCCCACGCCCTTGAGGTCTTAGGGCCGATCCCTGCCCCCATCCCCTTTGCCCACAAACGATTCCGCTGGCGATTTTTGGTGAGAGACCCGCAAGGCCCTCTTCAACCCTTTTTAAGGCGATGGCTGGGTTACACACACCCACCCTTTTCAATCCGATGCCAAATTGATATAGATCCTTATGACTTTATGTAACCCCAAGAGCTGCCTATGACCCACGTAGTGACCGATGCCTGCATTAACTGCAAATATACAGAGTGCGTTGTGGTCTGTCCTGTGAATTGTTTTAAGGAAGGGCCCAACATGCTGGTGATTGATCCCGATGTGTGCATTGACTGCGGAGTGTGTGTGCCGGAATGTCCCGCCAAGGCCATCAAACCCGACACTGAGACAGGATGCGCAAAATGGGTGACCTTAAACCGCGAACTTGCCAAAACATGGCCCACCATTCAAGATCCTAAAGCCCCACCGCCTGATGCTGATTTATGGAAACAGCGTACCGACAAACTTCAATATTTGCACAAAAAACCTCCTTCCTCACATAAAAAACATTAATAAAACAGCACCATAGCCAAAAGCTATTCGCTTAGGCCTATAAAATACGCAATTTTATTAAAAGAGAATTAATCCTCTATCAGGGATATTATGCGATATGCGTCTTGCCTTGCGTGGCTCATGCTTATGCCATGTTCATGTCTTTGTGGTCCCAAAAAACGTGTCGATCTTGACGCTTCACCACCGTTATCAGTGACGCCCCCCTCATCTTACAAAGCAGACAGCCCTTTGATTGACGAAGAGGACATAGAAGACATTTTATCCAAAGCCATGGAGAATTTGGGGCTTCATCCTTCTGAAAGCACAGACCATCAGTTTACGCTCTTAGAAGAAGATCAAGACACAGAGCCTCACAAGCCCACAGAGTCTTTTACAAAAGAAAGCACAGAAGATAATTGCGAGCCAGGCAGGCCCACCAAAAAAGCACGCCGGGACGTAGACTCAGCCTTGTGTCCCTCATGAATCCCTAACCTTGACCGTTTGTTGCAAGGTCTAGAGGAGCCTTGCGCTCTCTCTTTCATGACACATAAGCACAAAACTATGCTCACTTATAGGAAGGTTAGAGAACCAGATGTGATTATACTTCGCCCACAATGTGGACACGGTAGTGTGATGTGGCTTCAGCGTCAGAGAGCACCGCAATATCAGGCCGTGTTTTTTCAGACAGACTGCGCACATAGGGGCGCAACGTTGCCGCCACCAACAAAGGAGGCACCATGCCGGCCACGCGGGCCTCAGGTTTATCATACGCTTCGTTTAACTCTTCAAAAAAGACCTTCATACGACTAGGAGCCATAGTGAATGTGCGTTTCCCGTCTTCCCCGGAAAGAGCTTGCTGAAACTCTTGACTCCACGCACTTCCCAAAGACAGTGCCCATAGTTGACCGTCCTTCAGAAAGGGAGAGGCGATTTGGCGCGCCAGACTCATCCGCACACGTTCCCCAATGGCATCAGGCTCTTTGGTATAAGAGAGTGATTCAGAAATCGCCTCAATAATGGTTCCCAAATCACGAATGGACACTTGCTCTTTTAAGAGATTTTTGAGAATGCGTCCCACAGAGGCCGCCGAAATTTGCATGGGGACCATATCGCCATACATTTTTTGATAAGGTTTACGCAAACTATCGATACTTTGCTGCTGAAGAGAAAACGAAAACAAATCGGCCAGATGTTTTTTGATGGTCTCTGTGATGTGCGTCATCAGCAGGGCTTTAGCATCCGCCACCACATAGCCTTTTTCTTTAGCCTGCTTCAGCTCAGACGCATGAATCCATATGCCCGGAATCCCCAGCACGGGCTCTTTTCCAGCCTCACCAGGTATTTTTTCTAAACTGCCATCAGGATCCAGCGCAATCACCTTGTCAGGAAAAATGGTGCCCGCGGCAGCTTTCACCTCCTTGACCTTGAACTGATAGCCATAGGTTTCAAGGGCCAGGTTATCTACAATGCGCACCGTAGGGACGATCACGCCAAAATCGCGGGCCAGGTTTTCGCGCACGCGGCGAATACGCTTGACTAAATCTTCAGGGTCTTTGATGAGCGGCACAAGGCCTACACCCAGCTCCAGCTTCAGCTCATCCATAGACAGCATCTCTTCCGGCTTTTTTTCTTCCTCCGGCTCTGAGCCTTGGGTGGGTGACGCAAGGGTTTCAGCTTGAGGTCGGGCTTCTTTTTTCCCCAACCGCATCGCCAGTCCGCCCGCCACACCTGCCATCAGCAAAAAAGGGAAAAAAGGCATGCCGGGCAACGCAGCAAAAATGGCAATCAGCACCCCACTCATCCCCAGCGCCACGGGATAGGCGCTGATCTGCCCTTTAAAGGCTTGATCAGCTGTGCCTTTTGACGATGTTTTGGAAATGAGCATACCCGCCGCCACCGAGATAATCAGCGCCGGCACCTGGCTCACCAACCCATCACCCACCGTCAACAGAGCATAGGTCTGGGAAGCCCGATAAAAGGTCATCCCTTGCTGAAAAACGCCCACAATAATGCCGCCAAAAAGATTAATGGCTGTGATAAAAATGCCGGCAATGGCATCGCCACGCACAAACTTAGCGGCGCCGTCCATGGCGCCATAGAAATTGATTTCTTCTTGAATGTGCGCACGCCGCACCTTGGCTTCAGCCTGATCAATCGCCCCTGAAGATAAATCAGCATCCACAGACATCTGTTTGCCTGGTAAAGCATCTAGGCTAAAGCGCGCCACCACTTCGGCAATACGGCCTGAACCTTTTGTGATCACCACAAAATTGATGACTACCAAAATGGCGAACACAATGAGGCCAATAAAAAAATTGCCGCCCATAATAAAAGAGCCAAAGGCCTGAATAATATCGCCGGCCGCCGTTGTGCCTTGATAGCCATCAGAGAGAATCAAACGCGTAGAGGCCACATTCAGCGATAGCCGCAGCATGGTGGACACCAAGAGAACCGTGGGAAACACGCTAAAATCAAGCGGCTTTTCAAGAAACAAAACCGTCATCAACACCGTCACCGAAAAAGCCAGAGAAATGGCCAAGGAAAAATCAAGGATCGATCTGTGGAGAGGAAGGATCAACACAATCAAAATCCCCACCAAGGCAAGAGAAAACAGAATTTCTCCTCGGCGCAATACTTGAGGCACATCCCCCATCTTTTCCATGAAGAACGTGGGCATAACACTCATGGAGACGGGCCCACCTTGTCATTCACCTCTTTTAAATCCGCTTCATAGGCATGAAGCTTGAGCTGAAGCGCGCGCAGGGATAGCCCTAAAAGTTTGGCAGCACGCGTGCTGTCTTGATCACACTGCGTCAAGGTGGACAATACCAACTCTTTTTCAACATTCGCAAGCGTTTCCCCCACCAAGGGGCGCACGTTCAGGGAAACCTCAGGATCCGACGAGGTGTTTGGATTAGAAAGACCAAGGTGATGTGGGTGAATAACACCCGTATCTGACATTAACACAGCGCGATG comes from Candidatus Hepatobacter penaei and encodes:
- the priA gene encoding replication restart helicase PriA, giving the protein MRYSVLPATLGLHTAFTYQSDTPLVKGQVVRVPLGKRSLWGLVTHETPPPLPSHKALKSITGISPLVLSPTMCAFLEKVAAYTLSPPSSILNMALPSKEVLDTYGEEKPTPPTPDPERVTETITLTSAQTLAFEKLQQAYDAQLKPVLFQGVTGSGKTEIYLQWLQTCIEKGGQALVLLPEIALTPQWQDKCYRRFGFMPTLWHSSRTPTQRRQAFTDIITGRARIVVGTRSALFLPYPALKAMVVDEEHDLTFKQETAPLYHGRDMAVLRAHLEAVPVLLTSATPSLESLHNAQQGKYHHVQLTARFESEMPHFHVLRKPRQHILAPEICDKLLETLHQGGQSLLFLNRRGYTPFVFCQTCHTALDCPSCAVGVTYHKKTDALMCHVCGLRSQKICSHCGEETKLTFSGLGVEKLEEALRDLLPKARIAIMSSDGMTPNKMKKMIADLENHAVDIVVGTQMVAKGHHFPNLAFVGILDIDGALHHFDFRSHEHLVQLLTQVGGRAGRGDFAGDVWIQTREPDHPMIQSLLHKDPDALSAHLLHTRQQQHLPPFGKMAAVIISGPHEKQTRDYAHSLATHIDEAKAFARQQRPHALEVLGPIPAPIPFAHKRFRWRFLVRDPQGPLQPFLRRWLGYTHPPFSIRCQIDIDPYDFM
- the fdxA gene encoding ferredoxin FdxA translates to MTHVVTDACINCKYTECVVVCPVNCFKEGPNMLVIDPDVCIDCGVCVPECPAKAIKPDTETGCAKWVTLNRELAKTWPTIQDPKAPPPDADLWKQRTDKLQYLHKKPPSSHKKH
- the flhA gene encoding flagellar biosynthesis protein FlhA yields the protein MPTFFMEKMGDVPQVLRRGEILFSLALVGILIVLILPLHRSILDFSLAISLAFSVTVLMTVLFLEKPLDFSVFPTVLLVSTMLRLSLNVASTRLILSDGYQGTTAAGDIIQAFGSFIMGGNFFIGLIVFAILVVINFVVITKGSGRIAEVVARFSLDALPGKQMSVDADLSSGAIDQAEAKVRRAHIQEEINFYGAMDGAAKFVRGDAIAGIFITAINLFGGIIVGVFQQGMTFYRASQTYALLTVGDGLVSQVPALIISVAAGMLISKTSSKGTADQAFKGQISAYPVALGMSGVLIAIFAALPGMPFFPFLLMAGVAGGLAMRLGKKEARPQAETLASPTQGSEPEEEKKPEEMLSMDELKLELGVGLVPLIKDPEDLVKRIRRVRENLARDFGVIVPTVRIVDNLALETYGYQFKVKEVKAAAGTIFPDKVIALDPDGSLEKIPGEAGKEPVLGIPGIWIHASELKQAKEKGYVVADAKALLMTHITETIKKHLADLFSFSLQQQSIDSLRKPYQKMYGDMVPMQISAASVGRILKNLLKEQVSIRDLGTIIEAISESLSYTKEPDAIGERVRMSLARQIASPFLKDGQLWALSLGSAWSQEFQQALSGEDGKRTFTMAPSRMKVFFEELNEAYDKPEARVAGMVPPLLVAATLRPYVRSLSEKTRPDIAVLSDAEATSHYRVHIVGEV